The following proteins are co-located in the Nocardioides piscis genome:
- a CDS encoding glycosyltransferase gives MTRELQPLVRRNEWRSLTPAPLDDWEPEKSVSVVIPTWQAGATLPVVLAALAAQTYPTHLLEVVVVDDGNPDPVVLPEVRPENTVLVRVGDGWGRANACHTGVQASSGEIIQWLDADMLCFAEHVAAQARWHHLVDYAVVLGTKRFVDPSALVGIEPGAVRDAVADGAIATTWDWDAEETHKWVEGMWRRTNDLTLAGPRAFRAHVGATGSLTRSLYDAAGGMATSLRLGEDMELGHRLAEAGGVLLPEHSSRAWHLGRTHVMEHRDAINRYNDAFLANLVPTMRPKRNRRGRRYDVPFLEVVLDSRAHPGERVQRVVDAVLDSTLDDLRVVLVGDWSSLTQERISPVRDPRLEARIVQRTYAGDQRVELVTDLPTTRRSPWRLTLDGVTTAPGESALEDLLDDLERHHDGAAVIEGVGRLERTAAVSRVLRVHGRLGDDELDSAYGLVRRSASDVGWVATDEREVPRYEGKMKPPVPRD, from the coding sequence ATGACGCGCGAGCTGCAGCCGCTGGTCCGGCGCAACGAGTGGCGTTCGCTCACCCCGGCGCCGCTCGACGACTGGGAGCCCGAGAAGAGCGTCAGCGTCGTGATCCCGACCTGGCAGGCCGGGGCCACGCTCCCCGTCGTCCTGGCCGCTCTCGCGGCGCAGACCTATCCGACCCACCTGCTCGAGGTCGTCGTCGTCGACGACGGCAACCCCGACCCGGTGGTGCTGCCCGAGGTCCGGCCCGAGAACACGGTGCTCGTCCGGGTGGGTGACGGCTGGGGCCGCGCCAACGCCTGCCACACCGGCGTGCAGGCCAGCAGCGGCGAGATCATCCAGTGGCTCGACGCCGACATGCTGTGCTTCGCCGAGCACGTGGCGGCCCAGGCACGGTGGCACCACCTCGTGGACTACGCGGTCGTCCTGGGCACCAAGCGCTTCGTCGACCCGTCGGCCCTGGTCGGCATCGAGCCGGGTGCCGTCCGCGACGCGGTCGCCGACGGAGCGATCGCCACGACCTGGGACTGGGACGCCGAGGAGACGCACAAGTGGGTCGAGGGGATGTGGCGGCGTACGAACGACCTGACCCTCGCCGGCCCGCGTGCGTTCCGTGCCCACGTCGGCGCCACCGGGTCGCTGACGCGCTCGCTCTACGACGCTGCGGGAGGTATGGCGACGAGCCTGCGCCTGGGCGAGGACATGGAGCTGGGACACCGGCTCGCCGAGGCAGGCGGCGTGCTGCTCCCGGAGCACTCGTCGCGCGCCTGGCACCTCGGACGCACCCACGTGATGGAGCACCGCGACGCGATCAACCGCTACAACGACGCGTTCCTCGCCAACCTCGTGCCCACGATGCGACCCAAGCGGAACCGACGTGGGCGGCGCTACGACGTGCCCTTCCTCGAGGTGGTCCTGGACTCGCGTGCGCACCCGGGCGAGCGCGTGCAGCGGGTCGTCGACGCGGTCCTGGACTCCACGCTCGACGACCTGCGGGTCGTCCTGGTCGGGGACTGGTCGTCGCTGACCCAGGAGCGCATCTCCCCGGTGCGAGACCCGCGCCTGGAGGCGCGGATCGTCCAGCGGACCTATGCCGGGGACCAGCGCGTCGAGCTGGTGACCGACCTCCCGACGACCCGCCGCTCGCCGTGGCGGCTGACCCTGGACGGCGTGACCACGGCGCCGGGGGAGTCGGCCCTCGAGGACCTGCTCGACGATCTCGAGCGCCACCACGACGGCGCCGCGGTGATCGAGGGCGTCGGCCGCCTGGAGCGCACCGCCGCCGTGTCACGGGTGCTGCGTGTCCACGGCCGGCTGGGCGACGACGAGCTCGACTCGGCGTACGGCCTCGTCCGGCGCTCGGCGAGCGACGTCGGTTGGGTGGCGACCGACGAGCGCGAGGTGCCGCGCTACGAGGGGAAGATGAAGCCGCCGGTCCCTCGGGACTGA
- a CDS encoding nucleotide sugar dehydrogenase, whose product MTTKIAVAGLGYVGLSMACLLARDNDVVGLDLDEGRIERLQAGQSPIHDDDISRFLAREDLTLTFTTDPAQAYADADFVIIATPTNYDEVSNYFNTDSVEAVIADVLKAAPGATMVIKSTIPVGFVEDVRQRLGTADVIFSPEFLREGRALHDNLNPSRIVVGEDSARARRFAELLVKGADIDDVPLLFTEPTEAEAIKLFANTYLAMRVAFFNELDSFALSRGLSTRQIIDGVGLDPRIGTHYNNPSFGYGGYCLPKDTRQLLANYSEVPQNLIHAIVEANTTRKDFVAFDILDRHPKVVGIHRLLMKAGSDNFRESSVQGIMKRIKARGVRVVVFEPEIEASHLDADGRFFGSEMCDDLADFKATADVIVANRMSPELEDVRDKVYTRDLFGSD is encoded by the coding sequence GTGACCACGAAGATCGCCGTTGCCGGCCTGGGCTATGTCGGACTCTCCATGGCCTGCCTGTTGGCCCGCGACAACGACGTGGTCGGCCTCGACCTCGACGAGGGTCGCATCGAGCGGCTGCAGGCCGGGCAGAGCCCGATCCACGACGACGACATCAGCAGGTTCCTCGCCCGCGAGGACCTGACGCTCACGTTCACCACCGACCCCGCGCAGGCCTATGCCGACGCCGATTTCGTCATCATCGCGACGCCGACCAACTACGACGAGGTGAGCAACTACTTCAACACCGACTCGGTCGAGGCAGTCATCGCCGACGTGCTGAAGGCGGCTCCCGGCGCCACGATGGTGATCAAGTCGACGATCCCCGTCGGCTTCGTCGAGGACGTGCGCCAGCGGCTCGGGACCGCAGACGTCATCTTCAGCCCGGAGTTCCTGCGGGAGGGGCGCGCCCTCCACGACAACCTCAACCCGTCGCGGATCGTGGTCGGAGAGGACTCCGCGCGGGCGCGTCGGTTCGCCGAGCTGCTGGTCAAGGGCGCCGACATCGACGACGTCCCACTGCTCTTCACCGAGCCCACCGAGGCCGAGGCGATCAAGCTCTTCGCCAACACCTATCTGGCGATGCGCGTCGCCTTCTTCAACGAGCTCGACTCGTTCGCGCTCTCCCGCGGTCTCTCGACGCGACAGATCATCGACGGCGTCGGCCTCGACCCGCGGATCGGCACCCACTACAACAACCCGTCCTTCGGCTACGGCGGCTACTGCCTGCCCAAGGACACCCGCCAGCTGCTGGCCAACTACTCCGAGGTCCCGCAGAACCTCATCCACGCCATCGTCGAGGCAAACACGACCCGCAAGGACTTCGTCGCCTTCGACATCCTCGACCGACACCCCAAGGTCGTGGGGATCCACCGGCTGCTGATGAAGGCCGGCTCGGACAACTTCCGCGAGTCGTCGGTGCAGGGGATCATGAAGCGGATCAAGGCCAGGGGCGTGCGGGTCGTGGTCTTCGAGCCCGAGATCGAGGCGAGCCACCTCGATGCCGACGGCAGGTTCTTCGGCTCCGAGATGTGCGACGACCTGGCCGACTTCAAGGCGACGGCCGACGTGATCGTGGCCAACCGGATGTCGCCCGAGCTCGAGGACGTCCGCGACAAGGTCTACACCCGCGACCTCTTCGGCTCGGACTGA
- a CDS encoding pyridoxamine 5'-phosphate oxidase family protein, translated as MDEAVTALTTEECWEMLEQEEFGRIAFRLVDEVHITPINYAVDGRSLLFRSAEGEKLLAIVMGSEVAFEVDHYNDDFARSVVVRGAARLLPEDEAHRAENVPLRPWVAEEKYNVVELQPRVVSGRAFHLSRPWLHLRPHD; from the coding sequence ATGGACGAGGCAGTCACCGCGCTCACCACCGAAGAGTGCTGGGAGATGTTGGAGCAGGAGGAGTTCGGGCGCATCGCGTTCCGACTGGTCGACGAGGTGCACATCACCCCGATCAACTACGCGGTCGACGGCCGCAGCCTGCTGTTCCGCAGCGCCGAGGGCGAGAAGCTCCTGGCGATCGTGATGGGTTCCGAGGTCGCGTTCGAGGTCGACCACTACAACGACGACTTCGCGCGCAGCGTGGTCGTCCGTGGCGCCGCGCGTCTGCTGCCCGAGGACGAGGCGCACCGCGCGGAGAACGTCCCGCTCAGGCCCTGGGTGGCTGAGGAGAAGTACAACGTCGTCGAGCTGCAGCCGAGGGTGGTCTCGGGTCGCGCCTTCCACCTCTCCCGGCCCTGGCTGCACCTGCGGCCGCACGACTGA
- a CDS encoding HNH endonuclease signature motif containing protein, producing the protein MTALPHSFDHQVAAAARRCAEAVESVSDAPLWSMGSGEVGETLLVLTRARAQLDELLMRVLRHGETVETGLETGAVSTTSWWSHETRTTRAEAHRMRRLAEGLERHACVREALAAGEVLTDQARVIVDAVDALPDDVAEWVPPAATEFLLARAHDHDAKALRVLGRRLLEVIDPEAADAEEARRLEAEEREARAAAALTMSDDGHGRCHGRFTLPTLHAEMLRKHLMALASPARAGTTAPTQPGERGLSRHRMGRAFMDYIESRPADSVPSAGGVPATVVVTMKLSTLLGGLRAASLDTGARISAGEARRLACKAGIIPVVLGGRSVVLDVGRKRRFHSEAQRIAMGVRDGGCTAAGCDAPPGLCHAHHDVAWSKGGGTSVEQGRLLCSKHHTRIHDPAFQHSLDKHGKVLFSRRT; encoded by the coding sequence ATGACGGCGCTCCCTCACTCCTTCGACCACCAGGTCGCAGCCGCCGCGCGCCGGTGTGCCGAGGCGGTCGAGTCGGTGTCGGATGCGCCGTTGTGGTCGATGGGCTCGGGTGAGGTGGGGGAGACGCTGCTGGTCCTGACCCGGGCGCGGGCGCAGCTCGACGAGCTGTTGATGCGGGTCTTGCGTCATGGTGAGACGGTCGAGACGGGCCTGGAGACTGGCGCGGTGTCGACGACGAGCTGGTGGTCCCACGAGACGAGGACGACGCGCGCCGAGGCGCACCGGATGCGTCGGTTGGCCGAGGGCCTCGAGCGCCACGCCTGCGTCCGGGAGGCGCTGGCGGCGGGTGAGGTGCTGACCGATCAGGCGCGGGTCATCGTGGACGCGGTCGACGCGCTGCCCGACGACGTCGCCGAGTGGGTGCCTCCGGCAGCGACGGAGTTCTTGTTGGCCAGGGCGCATGACCATGACGCGAAGGCGTTGCGGGTCCTGGGCCGGCGGCTCCTGGAGGTCATCGATCCCGAGGCTGCGGACGCCGAGGAGGCGCGCCGGCTGGAGGCCGAGGAGCGCGAGGCGCGGGCGGCGGCGGCGTTGACGATGTCCGACGACGGGCACGGCAGGTGCCATGGCCGGTTCACGCTGCCGACGCTGCACGCGGAGATGTTGCGCAAGCACCTGATGGCGTTGGCCTCTCCGGCCCGGGCAGGGACCACTGCGCCGACGCAGCCGGGGGAGCGGGGGTTGTCGCGGCACCGGATGGGTCGCGCGTTCATGGACTACATCGAGTCCCGGCCAGCCGACTCGGTGCCGTCTGCTGGCGGGGTGCCCGCCACGGTCGTGGTGACGATGAAGCTCTCGACGTTGCTGGGTGGGTTGAGGGCGGCATCGTTGGACACCGGTGCGCGGATCAGCGCTGGTGAGGCCCGCCGGCTCGCCTGCAAGGCTGGCATCATCCCGGTCGTGCTGGGCGGGCGGAGCGTCGTCCTCGACGTCGGGCGCAAGCGACGCTTCCACTCCGAGGCGCAACGCATCGCAATGGGTGTGCGCGACGGTGGCTGCACCGCCGCCGGATGTGATGCGCCGCCGGGTCTGTGCCATGCCCACCACGACGTCGCCTGGTCGAAGGGCGGCGGGACGAGTGTCGAGCAGGGGAGGCTGCTCTGCTCGAAGCACCACACGCGCATCCACGACCCGGCGTTCCAGCACTCCCTCGACAAGCACGGGAAGGTGCTCTTCAGTCGGCGGACGTGA
- a CDS encoding alpha/beta fold hydrolase, with amino-acid sequence MWISVSRCGSARGGDAQISAWASVQEMTLNHARRGSGRPLLLVHGLGAGWRSWSPIIDGLAESREVIAVDLPGFGESLPLTGEVSIATLTDSVAEFIREQGLDGVSIVGQSMGGRMVLELARRGVGGDTVALDPGGFWSDRELAVFGATLRPSIALVRALRGTLPALLGNPVGRTLLLAQFSARPWALSRETVLPDVRGLADSPSTGAALDALTKGPKQQGAPAGTVPGRVTIGWGRRDLVTMPRQAARATELFPDARLHWFERCGHFPQWDAPQEATRLILDSTS; translated from the coding sequence GTGTGGATCAGTGTCTCTCGTTGCGGATCGGCTCGCGGTGGCGATGCACAGATTTCCGCGTGGGCTAGCGTTCAAGAAATGACGTTGAACCATGCGCGCCGCGGAAGCGGCAGGCCCTTGTTGCTCGTGCACGGTCTGGGCGCTGGATGGCGATCCTGGTCCCCGATCATCGACGGACTGGCCGAGAGCCGTGAGGTCATCGCCGTCGACCTGCCGGGTTTCGGCGAGTCGCTTCCTTTGACCGGCGAGGTCTCGATAGCCACCCTCACCGACTCCGTCGCAGAATTCATCCGCGAACAAGGTCTGGACGGGGTGTCGATCGTCGGCCAGTCGATGGGTGGCCGAATGGTGCTCGAGCTCGCACGGCGAGGCGTCGGCGGCGACACCGTGGCGTTGGACCCGGGTGGTTTCTGGAGCGACCGCGAACTCGCCGTCTTCGGCGCCACGCTTCGGCCATCGATCGCTCTGGTCCGGGCGCTTCGAGGCACGCTGCCAGCACTGCTGGGCAACCCCGTGGGAAGGACGCTGCTGCTCGCGCAGTTCTCGGCGCGGCCCTGGGCACTCTCGCGCGAGACCGTGCTGCCGGATGTGCGCGGGCTGGCCGACTCCCCGTCGACCGGCGCGGCCTTGGACGCACTGACCAAGGGGCCCAAGCAGCAGGGTGCGCCGGCCGGCACTGTGCCCGGCCGGGTCACGATCGGTTGGGGTCGTCGTGACCTGGTGACCATGCCGAGACAGGCCGCACGTGCCACGGAACTGTTTCCGGACGCAAGGCTGCACTGGTTCGAGCGGTGTGGCCACTTTCCACAATGGGACGCACCGCAAGAGGCGACCCGACTGATCCTTGACAGCACCAGTTGA
- a CDS encoding DUF4062 domain-containing protein: MDADKRYQVFVSSTYLDLMEARAAVVSALLNLDAIPAGMELFPAADDDAWTLIEDVIADSDYYLLIIGGKYGSVDPDLEISFTEREYDTAVRLKKPVMAFLHGQPGKLLAERTEDSDARREALAAFRRKVETAKHVKYWTSPEDLAGKVALTWNTFRRRYPATGWIKADQATNKESLTALAKAQKEIEELRAQLESVRTQAPPGTDRLAQREGKFSLPLYAKGKWSDISGYPRYSVGVWTSVEMTWDRAFGYLGLRMMQEADEPTLKTDLCSVAEFDNSDDVRKALQAEIEGEVGKSGDTRFKWWWEGLEVSDEDFQTLLLQFNALGLIQHSKRNRSVKDTANYWSLTPYGHTRLVQLRALQAGEESLLRADYPASLEEESEAEVPAAEQD, encoded by the coding sequence ATGGACGCGGACAAGCGGTATCAAGTCTTCGTGAGCTCGACATATCTCGACCTCATGGAGGCTCGCGCGGCCGTAGTCTCGGCTCTGCTGAACCTTGACGCGATCCCCGCTGGCATGGAGTTGTTTCCCGCTGCCGACGACGACGCCTGGACGTTGATCGAGGACGTGATCGCGGACTCCGACTACTACCTGCTCATCATCGGAGGCAAGTACGGCTCCGTTGATCCAGATCTGGAGATCAGTTTTACCGAGCGGGAGTACGACACGGCCGTTCGCCTGAAGAAGCCGGTCATGGCCTTTCTTCACGGGCAGCCCGGCAAATTGTTGGCTGAACGGACGGAAGACTCGGACGCGCGACGCGAGGCGCTGGCGGCATTCCGCAGGAAGGTGGAGACCGCCAAGCATGTGAAGTACTGGACGTCGCCCGAGGATCTCGCCGGCAAGGTGGCCCTTACCTGGAACACATTCCGACGGCGATACCCAGCGACGGGTTGGATCAAGGCCGATCAGGCGACGAACAAGGAATCCCTTACAGCTCTAGCGAAGGCCCAGAAGGAAATCGAAGAGCTAAGGGCGCAACTCGAGAGTGTTCGCACCCAGGCGCCGCCCGGGACGGATCGGCTGGCGCAGAGAGAAGGCAAGTTTTCTCTTCCTCTGTATGCCAAGGGGAAGTGGAGTGACATCTCCGGATACCCCAGGTACTCAGTGGGTGTTTGGACTTCAGTAGAGATGACCTGGGACCGCGCATTTGGCTACCTCGGGCTCAGGATGATGCAGGAGGCCGATGAGCCCACCCTCAAGACCGATTTGTGCTCCGTAGCGGAGTTCGACAACAGCGACGACGTTCGGAAGGCGCTCCAAGCAGAGATTGAGGGAGAAGTCGGGAAGTCGGGCGACACCCGCTTCAAGTGGTGGTGGGAAGGCTTGGAGGTTTCAGACGAGGACTTCCAGACTCTCCTGTTGCAGTTCAACGCGCTTGGACTGATTCAGCACTCGAAGCGCAATCGGTCCGTCAAGGATACGGCGAACTACTGGTCACTCACGCCCTACGGGCACACCCGCCTCGTGCAACTCCGCGCGTTGCAAGCCGGCGAGGAGTCGCTGCTCCGCGCTGACTACCCCGCGTCGCTGGAAGAAGAATCAGAAGCTGAAGTCCCGGCCGCTGAACAAGACTGA
- a CDS encoding NADPH-dependent 2,4-dienoyl-CoA reductase produces the protein MTPYPHLLAPVTLGNLTLRNRVVMGSMHTGLEDHPWDIDKLSAYFAERARGEVGLIITGGYAPTKRGWLKPFASEMTNRLQAKRHERITAAVHDEGGAIALQVLHAGRYGYHPLSQSASDKKSPITPFKPSAMSTKEVDACATAFAKSVALARRAGYDCVEIMGSEGYLINQFLAARTNDRDDQWGGSASRRMHFAVEVVRRSRELVGDDFPIIYRISLLDLVEGGQSWEEIAELALHLQAAGVTVFNTGIGWHEARVPTIITQVPRGAWRSHTARLKEIVDVPVCASNRINTPELAEDILASGEADLVSMARPLLADPDFVAKAAADRADEINTCIACNQACLDHVFANKRASCLVNPRACHETELVLTPTMRKQTVAVVGAGPAGLAAAVNAAERGFAVTLFEQAAEVGGQFRLAMQVPGKEDFADTLRYFTRRLEVLEVDVRLGTPAAPGDLSTYDHTVIATGVVPRIPDIPGIDHPKVVSYADVLAGRVTVGRRVAVIGAGGIGVDVSHYLSHDPSDTDEDWYAHWGVGDPAVHPGGLTEQKPRTQVREVTLVQRKSTPIGIGLGKTSGWAHRAVLKQSGVQLVSGATYDLIDDAGLHLTVDGEPRVLDVDHVVVCAGQESVRDLHDEVGGHLIGGADVAAELDAKRAIDQATRLVAAL, from the coding sequence ATGACGCCCTACCCCCACCTCCTCGCCCCCGTCACCCTGGGCAACCTCACCCTGCGCAACCGCGTGGTGATGGGCTCGATGCACACCGGGCTGGAGGACCACCCGTGGGACATCGACAAGCTCTCGGCCTACTTCGCCGAGCGCGCCCGCGGCGAGGTCGGGCTGATCATCACCGGCGGCTATGCGCCGACCAAGCGCGGCTGGCTCAAGCCGTTCGCCTCCGAGATGACCAACCGCCTGCAGGCCAAGCGCCACGAGCGGATCACCGCCGCGGTCCACGACGAGGGCGGTGCGATCGCGCTGCAGGTCCTGCACGCGGGCCGCTACGGCTATCACCCGCTCTCGCAGAGCGCCTCGGACAAGAAGTCCCCGATCACCCCGTTCAAGCCGAGCGCGATGTCGACCAAGGAGGTCGACGCATGCGCCACGGCCTTCGCCAAGAGCGTGGCGCTGGCCCGCAGGGCCGGCTATGACTGCGTCGAGATCATGGGCTCCGAGGGCTACCTGATCAACCAGTTCCTGGCCGCCCGCACCAACGACCGCGACGACCAGTGGGGCGGCAGCGCCTCGCGGCGGATGCACTTCGCCGTCGAGGTCGTCCGTCGCTCCCGCGAGCTCGTGGGCGACGACTTCCCGATCATCTATCGCATCTCGCTGCTCGACCTCGTCGAGGGCGGCCAGTCGTGGGAGGAGATCGCCGAGCTGGCGCTGCACCTCCAGGCGGCCGGGGTGACGGTCTTCAACACCGGCATCGGCTGGCACGAGGCGCGGGTGCCGACGATCATCACCCAGGTCCCCCGCGGCGCCTGGCGTTCGCACACTGCCCGGCTCAAGGAGATCGTCGACGTCCCGGTCTGCGCCTCCAACCGGATCAACACCCCCGAGCTGGCCGAGGACATCCTCGCCAGCGGCGAGGCAGACCTCGTCTCGATGGCCCGCCCGCTCCTGGCCGACCCCGACTTCGTCGCCAAGGCCGCCGCAGACCGCGCCGACGAGATCAACACCTGCATCGCCTGCAACCAGGCCTGCCTCGACCACGTCTTCGCCAACAAGCGCGCCTCGTGCCTGGTCAACCCGCGCGCCTGCCACGAGACCGAGCTGGTGCTCACGCCCACGATGCGCAAGCAGACCGTCGCCGTCGTCGGCGCCGGTCCGGCCGGGCTCGCCGCGGCCGTCAACGCCGCCGAGCGCGGCTTCGCGGTGACGCTCTTCGAGCAGGCCGCCGAGGTCGGCGGCCAGTTCCGCCTGGCGATGCAGGTGCCCGGCAAGGAGGACTTCGCCGACACGCTGCGCTACTTCACCCGCCGGCTCGAGGTGCTCGAGGTGGACGTGCGGCTCGGCACCCCCGCGGCGCCGGGCGACCTGTCGACATACGACCACACGGTTATCGCCACCGGCGTCGTCCCGCGGATCCCCGACATCCCCGGCATCGACCACCCCAAGGTCGTGTCGTATGCCGATGTGCTGGCCGGCCGGGTCACGGTCGGGCGCCGCGTCGCGGTGATCGGCGCGGGCGGGATCGGCGTCGACGTGAGCCACTACCTCAGCCACGACCCCAGCGACACCGACGAGGACTGGTATGCCCACTGGGGCGTCGGCGACCCGGCCGTGCACCCCGGCGGCCTGACCGAGCAGAAGCCCCGCACGCAGGTGCGTGAGGTGACGCTGGTGCAGCGCAAGAGCACCCCCATCGGGATCGGGCTGGGCAAGACGTCGGGCTGGGCCCACCGGGCCGTGCTGAAGCAGTCCGGCGTGCAGCTGGTCAGTGGGGCGACGTACGACCTGATCGACGACGCCGGCCTGCACCTCACCGTGGACGGGGAGCCGCGCGTCCTCGACGTCGACCACGTGGTGGTCTGTGCCGGGCAGGAGTCCGTCCGTGACCTGCACGACGAGGTCGGCGGTCACCTGATCGGCGGTGCCGACGTCGCTGCCGAGCTGGACGCGAAGCGGGCGATCGACCAGGCGACGAGGCTGGTCGCTGCGTTGTAA